AACCAGTTAAGTTTATTTAATACAGAAGAATTTTATGAATTTCCAAAAGACCTTTTGGAATACAGAGAGAACTTCCTGAGCATGGAAGAGGCTGATCTGCTAAAAGATAAATTGCTCAATACCGCTCTTTGGGAGCAGAGCACTCAGAAAATGTATGATAAGACCGTACTGACTCCCCGCCTTACAGCCTGGTACGGGGATGTCCGGGAAAGAAAAAAAACAACAAATCCCTGGACTCCGGAACTGTTTTCTATAAAAGAAAGAATTGAAAAAGAATTTGACTGCCGGTTTAATGGTGTTTTATTAAACCTTTATCGTAACCAGAATGACT
This genomic window from Chryseobacterium sp. MEBOG06 contains:
- a CDS encoding alpha-ketoglutarate-dependent dioxygenase AlkB family protein, which codes for MNQLSLFNTEEFYEFPKDLLEYRENFLSMEEADLLKDKLLNTALWEQSTQKMYDKTVLTPRLTAWYGDVRERKKTTNPWTPELFSIKERIEKEFDCRFNGVLLNLYRNQNDSVAWHRDKESRYGKRPVIASISLGQTRNFDFRKKDHHQSKYSLPLPHGTLLIMKGDLQEHWEHRIAKSGVPMKERINLTFRLLKESI